From Rhizobium sp. NZLR1, a single genomic window includes:
- a CDS encoding TRAP transporter small permease subunit — translation MSVFLAASRLIDRVSRVMGKISEYMVLLCCLISAGNAIVRYAFNYSSNGWLEIQWYLFAFVVMLGASHALRNNEHVRVDLIYGSVSDKAKIWIDIVGLILFLIPVCVFLTWVCWPFFALSYQQGEISGNAGGLIRWPVKLVLVAGFALLSLQGVSELIKRIAAITGHISIDMTYEKPLQ, via the coding sequence ATGTCGGTATTCCTGGCCGCCAGTCGGCTGATCGACCGGGTCAGCCGCGTCATGGGCAAAATTTCCGAATATATGGTGCTGCTCTGCTGTCTGATCAGCGCCGGAAACGCCATCGTCCGTTATGCCTTCAACTACAGTTCGAACGGCTGGCTTGAGATTCAATGGTATCTCTTCGCCTTCGTCGTCATGCTCGGCGCCTCGCATGCGCTGCGCAACAACGAGCATGTCCGCGTCGATCTGATCTATGGTTCGGTTTCCGACAAGGCGAAGATCTGGATCGACATCGTCGGCCTGATCCTCTTCCTCATCCCCGTCTGCGTCTTCCTCACCTGGGTCTGCTGGCCCTTCTTTGCGCTTTCTTACCAACAGGGAGAAATCTCGGGCAATGCCGGCGGGCTGATCCGCTGGCCCGTCAAGCTGGTGCTCGTCGCCGGTTTCGCGCTGCTTTCCCTTCAGGGCGTTTCCGAACTGATCAAGCGGATCGCAGCCATTACCGGCCATATCAGCATCGACATGACCTACGAAAAGCCGCTGCAGTAA
- a CDS encoding EAL domain-containing protein gives MKPDNPNRVPLDVYLSFVSSLSGNRMTLFVGVIVHIATCLAVAAKTQSSVYIPLSVAFLLVFSVRMAIFRRFDRVDKESLSHAGIERWERILVASGACTTALLGFASGYAIFVVHDSFAELACISVTMATMVSVVGRNYGSRFAVDLQTFFCCLPMIVCSLLAMDLYRGLLSIFLIPFWLTTRAMANGVREFLYENVIARREITIIADRFDTALNNMPHGLVMVDAENRIQVVNRKACELLKIGAPERLKDRDLGAVLRYGARYSFMDASQPELILRQLTQVAEGNLSRTLIHFPEGLSLEFSASRRADGGAVLIFEDVSSRVKAEQKIMHMVRFDALTGLPNREYFGQLVQDYLAKHQRKSGPLGFMVLDIDEFKHVNDMRGHITGDHLLCAIAARVKQASGNAILGRLMGDQFILFFPHAKDPALLDVEIRRVHAAIQGHYEVDELTFLVSLSAGYAILESTAFAMDEWSVKADLALFESKSRFKGGISGFEREMDGRYIEQQKLKADLRDAVSAQALHLVFQPMFRADGSRIECAEALARWVHPEKGLIPPDVFIRLAEDMGIISDITRFVLFKACSECMNWPDHIAVSVNLSARDLRDADILQVVADALAHSGLDSARLHLEVTESCLIDEPAAVRAILAELRARGITIAIDDFGTGFSSLSYLDTLPLDIVKIDRSFVRNIVEDNRRHKLLRGTVHLARELGLKIVIEGVETEEQLALLNKHRSTDLVQGYVFSQPVPSQNIPLLQQGIGRRPVQRRRNKVA, from the coding sequence ATGAAGCCAGATAACCCGAACAGGGTCCCTTTAGATGTCTATCTGTCGTTTGTGAGTTCCCTGTCCGGGAACCGCATGACGCTTTTTGTTGGCGTGATCGTGCATATTGCTACGTGCCTTGCCGTGGCCGCCAAAACGCAATCCTCCGTCTATATTCCGCTGTCGGTTGCCTTTCTTCTGGTTTTCAGCGTTCGCATGGCCATCTTCCGACGGTTCGATCGTGTCGACAAGGAGAGCTTGTCGCATGCCGGAATCGAGCGCTGGGAGCGGATTCTGGTCGCCAGTGGGGCTTGCACCACCGCCCTGCTTGGCTTTGCCAGCGGCTACGCCATCTTCGTCGTGCACGATTCCTTTGCCGAACTTGCCTGCATTTCCGTCACCATGGCGACCATGGTTTCCGTCGTCGGCCGCAACTACGGCTCACGCTTCGCAGTCGATCTCCAGACGTTCTTCTGCTGCCTGCCGATGATCGTCTGCAGCCTGCTGGCTATGGATTTATATCGCGGCCTGCTGTCGATCTTCCTCATTCCCTTCTGGCTGACGACGCGAGCCATGGCGAACGGTGTGCGCGAGTTCCTTTATGAGAATGTCATCGCGCGCCGGGAAATCACCATCATCGCCGACCGCTTCGATACAGCGCTCAACAACATGCCGCATGGCCTGGTCATGGTCGATGCCGAAAACCGTATCCAGGTCGTCAATCGCAAGGCCTGCGAGCTTCTGAAGATAGGCGCGCCGGAGCGGCTGAAGGACCGCGACCTCGGCGCCGTCCTGCGTTACGGCGCGCGCTACAGTTTCATGGACGCCTCGCAGCCGGAGCTCATCCTGCGCCAGCTCACCCAGGTCGCCGAAGGCAACCTGTCGCGCACCCTCATTCATTTTCCCGAGGGCCTGTCTCTGGAATTCTCTGCCAGCCGAAGGGCTGACGGCGGCGCCGTACTGATTTTCGAGGACGTTTCGAGCCGCGTGAAGGCGGAGCAGAAGATCATGCACATGGTCCGCTTCGATGCGCTGACCGGCCTGCCGAACCGGGAATATTTCGGGCAGCTGGTGCAGGACTATCTCGCCAAACATCAAAGGAAGTCCGGGCCGCTCGGCTTCATGGTTCTCGATATCGACGAATTCAAACATGTCAACGACATGCGCGGCCATATCACCGGCGATCATCTGCTCTGCGCTATCGCCGCACGCGTCAAGCAGGCCTCCGGCAACGCCATTCTCGGCCGGCTGATGGGCGACCAGTTCATCCTGTTCTTCCCGCACGCGAAGGACCCGGCCTTGCTCGACGTCGAGATCCGCCGCGTGCACGCCGCGATCCAGGGTCATTACGAGGTCGATGAGCTGACCTTCCTCGTCTCGCTCAGCGCCGGCTACGCGATCCTCGAAAGTACCGCGTTCGCGATGGACGAATGGAGCGTCAAGGCGGATCTTGCCCTGTTCGAAAGCAAGTCGCGCTTCAAGGGCGGCATATCAGGCTTCGAGCGGGAGATGGATGGCCGCTATATCGAGCAGCAGAAGCTGAAGGCGGATCTGCGCGATGCGGTTTCGGCGCAGGCGCTGCATCTCGTCTTCCAGCCGATGTTCCGGGCCGATGGTTCGCGGATCGAATGCGCCGAGGCGTTGGCGCGCTGGGTGCATCCGGAGAAGGGCTTGATCCCGCCCGATGTCTTCATCCGGCTCGCCGAGGATATGGGCATCATCTCGGACATCACCCGCTTCGTCCTGTTCAAGGCATGCAGCGAATGCATGAACTGGCCGGACCATATTGCCGTCTCGGTCAACCTTTCGGCGCGGGACCTCAGGGATGCCGACATTCTCCAGGTCGTCGCCGATGCGCTTGCCCATTCCGGCCTCGATTCGGCGCGGCTGCATCTCGAGGTCACCGAAAGCTGCCTGATCGACGAGCCGGCGGCGGTGCGCGCCATTCTGGCGGAGCTCAGGGCCCGCGGCATCACCATCGCGATCGATGATTTCGGGACTGGCTTCTCCAGCCTCAGCTATCTCGACACGCTGCCGCTTGATATCGTCAAGATCGACCGCTCCTTCGTCCGCAACATCGTCGAGGATAACCGCCGCCACAAGCTCCTGCGCGGTACGGTCCATCTCGCCCGCGAACTGGGGCTGAAGATCGTCATCGAGGGGGTCGAGACCGAAGAGCAGCTCGCTCTGCTCAACAAGCACCGCAGCACTGATCTGGTGCAAGGCTATGTTTTCTCTCAGCCGGTGCCTTCCCAGAATATCCCGCTATTGCAGCAGGGCATCGGCCGCCGCCCCGTTCAGCGTCGGCGCAACAAGGTCGCCTGA
- a CDS encoding aa3-type cytochrome c oxidase subunit IV has translation MAEHHTGPVETGAPMDYKEHENTYDMFIAAAKYGSMLLICLLLAMTAGFFGGAGLLGGLFVFIILLAIGIFLFR, from the coding sequence ATGGCCGAACATCATACCGGACCGGTCGAGACCGGCGCGCCGATGGATTACAAGGAACATGAAAACACCTACGACATGTTCATTGCTGCCGCGAAATACGGCTCGATGCTTCTCATCTGCCTCCTGCTTGCGATGACCGCCGGTTTCTTCGGCGGCGCCGGCCTCCTTGGCGGCCTCTTCGTCTTCATCATTCTTCTCGCCATTGGCATCTTCCTGTTCCGCTGA